A single window of Pogoniulus pusillus isolate bPogPus1 chromosome 11, bPogPus1.pri, whole genome shotgun sequence DNA harbors:
- the USP36 gene encoding ubiquitin carboxyl-terminal hydrolase 36 isoform X1 yields the protein MPGPPTAAMPIVEKLREALKPGRPEAGEAGELGRLLAASAKKVLLQKIEFEPASRGLSCELQQLRGKYVLLNPRSEAASHHRGPEEETPGGDHTVRERGDGVPAPQKVLFPVERLSMKWERIYRVGAGLHNLGNTCFLNSTVQCLTYTPPLANYLLSKEHSRSCHHGGFCMMCIMQNHTIQAFANSGNAIKPLSFIRDLKKIAHNIHFGRQEDAHEFLRYTIDAMQKACLNGCTRLDRQTQATTLVHQIFGGYLRSRVKCSVCKNVSDTYDPYLDLALEIGQAANIVRALELFVRPDLLGGENAYMCAKCKKKVPASKRFTIHRASNVLTLSLKRFADFGRRKITKDVGYPELLNIRPYMSQKNGDPIMYALYAVLVHSGFSCHAGHYYCYVKASNGQWYQMNDDLVRSSNIKVVLNQQAYVLFYLRIPSPRKSSEGITAKAASSLPGRTGSFSSEVKKTVTNGPLSSPLMGRRPDTVPGKKLPGPEEIGVPVARSTSGTGPKLLNGTAPPKLPAGSLSPKLPLKATCTATAVPDDTAQRLKKSFSFLQRPPTPRAVQDFCDTSNSTGVKAELPRQSSWESKQSPTSSKLLLSNGDNTGTLERDASGSSAASPAHSMGKLAKVSQKAKNGTGSLCSSQETDCGTDLPAGPSDELAAPKDSKLVKLKTSLLASTALELSNTMSPPPAKKLVLSAKKGSTLGKASGSDRHTQLHPQFAEHTTHPVSTPQPFSRSRLSSSALKLPNPEKPAFSSILNSDLQLPASSLANGSTAHPSRHLPSCSREKGSSHITPGSSKKKRRKQHHGAEGSPCASPAEGKDETPKPPRKKKKLSQEGSVSLMEKEVEGRGAQEAPSCEDMESRPKKHVSDPMKPVFHLKKKKKKRRMEETEKCCSGTLSSGSSRAVELEFWRTKQRQSVEPGTGESEHRKRKQRESLGSAALEQKVANGICALDSTPVTAHTWDSQDGDGHRHWPATQSPEPGRGAGTASGSVVEELLRNSLDKAYGKQVLTWEGEISAVSQDAIRDATWARSETVIDEWDEEFDRGKVKKVKLKRERRRHFNPFQQLQSKRNFWSMTHPAKVAGLSHRL from the exons ATG CCGGGGCCGCCGACCGCCGCCATGCCGATCgtagagaagctgagggaggcgCTGAAGCCGGGGCGGCCGGAGGCGGGCgaggctggggagctgggcCGGTTGCTGGCCGCCTCCGCCAAgaaggtgctgctgcagaagatcGAGTTCGAGCCCGCCAGCCGCGGCCTCTCCTgcgagctccagcagctccgcGGCAAGTATGTGCTGCTTAACCCCCGATCCGAGGCTGCCAGCCACCACCGTGGTCCTGAGGAGGAGACACCTG GCGGTGACCATACAGTGAGAGAAAGGGGGGACGGGGTCCCTGCACCCCAGAAGGTGCTTTTCCCCGTGGAGCGCCTCTCCATGAAGTGGGAGCGGATCTACCGGGTCGGTGCTGGGCTGCACAACCTCGGGAACACCTGCTTCCTCAACTCCACCGTGCAGTGCCTCACCTACACACCACCGCTTGCCAACTACCTGCTGTCCAAGGAGCACAGCCGCAGCT GTCACCACGGAGGCTTTTGCATGATGTGTATTATGCAGAACCACACGATCCAGGCTTTTGCCAACAGCGGAAATGCGATAAAGCCATTGTCCTTCATCCGAGACCTCAAGA AGATTGCCCACAACATCCACTTTGGgaggcaggaggatgctcaCGAGTTCCTGCGTTACACCATCGATGCCATGCAGAAGGCCTGCTTGAATGGCTGTACCAG GTTGGATCGGCAGACCCAGGCCACGACACTGGTTCACCAGATCTTTGGAGGTTACCTGCGGTCCCGTG TGAAGTGTTCAGTATGCAAGAACGTCTCGGACACCTACGACCCTTACCTGGACCTGGCACTGGAGATTGgg CAAGCTGCAAACATCGTGCGGGCGCTGGAGCTGTTTGTGAGGCCAGACCTGCTGGGTGGGGAGAACGCCTACATGTGTGCCAA ATGCAAAAAGAAAGTGCCAGCCAGCAAACGCTTCACCATCCACCGAGCCTCCAACGTCCTCACCCTGTCGCTGAAGCGCTTTGCTGACTTTGGGAGACGTAAAATCACAAAG GACGTGGGGTACCCTGAGCTACTGAACATCCGCCCTTACATGTCTCAGAAGAACGGGGATCCCATCATGTACGCACTCTACGCGGTGCTGGTGCACTCTGGCTTCAGCTGCCATGCAGGCCACTACTACTGCTATGTAAAG GCCAGCAATGGGCAGTGGTATCAAATGAATGATGACTTGGTCCGTTCCAGCAACATCAAAGTGGTCCTCAACCAGCAGGCCTATGTGCTGTTCTACCTGAG AATCCCCAGCCCCAGGAAGAGCTCAGAGGGGATCACTGCTaaagctgcctccagcctgcctggccgCACTGGCAGCTTCTCCAGTGAGGTCAAGAAAACTGTGACCAATGGGCCACTGTCTTCACCTCTGATGGGCCGG AGACCAGACACAGTGCCAGGGAAGAAGCTGCCAGGGCCAGAGGAGATTGGAGTCCCTGTGGCCCGCAGCACTTCTGGGACAGGGCCGAAGCTGCTGAATGGAACTGCTCCCcccaagctgccagctgggtcTCTGTCACCCAAGCTGCCCCTCAAAGCCACCTGTacagccacagctgtgcctgaTGATACAGCCCAGAGGCTCAAGAAGTCGTTCTCCTTCCTGCAGCGGCCTCCCACTCCCAGAGCAGTTCAGGATTTTTGTGACACAAGCAACTCAACTGGAGttaaagcagagctgccccGGCAGAGCTCCTGGGAGAGCAAGCAGTCGCCTACCTCatccaagctgctgctgagcaatgGGGACAACACTGGGACCCTGGAGAGGGACGCCAGTGGCAGCAGCGCTGCCAGCCCAGCGCACAGCATGGGGAAGCTGGCCAAGGTGTCCCAAAAGGCCAAGAATGGAACCGGCAGCTTGTGCAGCTCTCAGGAAACAGACTGTGGCACAGACCTCCCTGCTGGCCCCAGTGATGAGCTGGCTGCCCCCAAAgactccaagctggtgaaactgAAAACCTCCTTGCtggccagcactgctctggagcTGAGCAACACCATGTCACCACCACCAGCCAAGAAATTGGTGCTCTCTGCCAAAAAG GGCAGCACCCTGGGGAAGGCGAGCGGAAGTGACCGCCACACACAACTTCACCCACAATTTGCTGAGCACACCACCCACCCTGTCTCTACTCCCCAGCCTTTCAGCAGGTCGAG GCTGTCCTCGTCTGCCCTCAAACTCCCAAATCCTGAAAAGCCTGCCTTTAGCTCCATTCTCAACTCAGACCTTCAGCttccagcctcctccctggcCAATGGTTCTACTGCCCACCCTTCACGTCACCTTCCTTCCTGCAGTAGGGAGAAGGGGTCCAGCCACATCACCCCTGGTTCCTCTAAAAAGAAGCGGCGAAAACAGCACCATGGAGCAGAGGGCAGTCCTTGTGCTTCACCTGCAGAGGGCAAGGATgaaacccccaaaccccccaggaagaagaaaaaactcTCTCAGGAGGGCTCTGTGTCCCTCAtggagaaggaggtggaaggcagGGGTGCCCAGGAGGCACCAAGCTGTGAGGACATGGAGAGCAGGCCTAAGAAGCACGTGTCAGACCCCATGAAGCCTGTTTTCCACctcaagaagaagaagaaaaagagaagaatggAGGAGACAGAAAAATGCTGCTCTGGGACTCTGTCCTCGGGCAG CTCTAGGGCAGTTGAGCTTGAGTTCTGGAGGACAAAGCAGCGGCAAAGTGTGGAGCCTGGGACTGGGGAGAGTGAGCACCGCAAGCGCAAGCAGAGGGAAAGCCTTGGCAGTGCAGCCTTGGAGCAGAAGGTTGCCAATGGCATCTGTGCCTTAGACAGCACCCCAG TGACAGCACACACATGGGACAGCCAGGATGGAGATGGTCACAGGCACTGGCCAGCTACCCAGAGCCCTGAGCCTGGCCGTGGGGCTGGCACAGCATCCGGGAGTGTGGTGGAGGAGCTGCTAAGGAACTCCTTGGACAAGGCATATGGCAAACAAG TTCTGACCTGGGAAGGTGAGATCTCAGCTgtcagccaggatgccattcggGATGCAACCTGGGCCCGTAGCGAGACTGTCATCGACGAGTGGGACGAGGAGTTTGACAGAGGGAAG gtAAAGAAGGTGAAACTGAAGCGAGAGCGGAGGAGACATTTCAATCcgttccagcagctgcagagcaagcgCAACTTCTGGTCCATGACGCATCCTGCCAAGGTGGCTGGCCTGAGCCACCGGCTCTGA
- the USP36 gene encoding ubiquitin carboxyl-terminal hydrolase 36 isoform X3, giving the protein MPIVEKLREALKPGRPEAGEAGELGRLLAASAKKVLLQKIEFEPASRGLSCELQQLRGKYVLLNPRSEAASHHRGPEEETPGGDHTVRERGDGVPAPQKVLFPVERLSMKWERIYRVGAGLHNLGNTCFLNSTVQCLTYTPPLANYLLSKEHSRSCHHGGFCMMCIMQNHTIQAFANSGNAIKPLSFIRDLKKIAHNIHFGRQEDAHEFLRYTIDAMQKACLNGCTRLDRQTQATTLVHQIFGGYLRSRVKCSVCKNVSDTYDPYLDLALEIGQAANIVRALELFVRPDLLGGENAYMCAKCKKKVPASKRFTIHRASNVLTLSLKRFADFGRRKITKDVGYPELLNIRPYMSQKNGDPIMYALYAVLVHSGFSCHAGHYYCYVKASNGQWYQMNDDLVRSSNIKVVLNQQAYVLFYLRIPSPRKSSEGITAKAASSLPGRTGSFSSEVKKTVTNGPLSSPLMGRRPDTVPGKKLPGPEEIGVPVARSTSGTGPKLLNGTAPPKLPAGSLSPKLPLKATCTATAVPDDTAQRLKKSFSFLQRPPTPRAVQDFCDTSNSTGVKAELPRQSSWESKQSPTSSKLLLSNGDNTGTLERDASGSSAASPAHSMGKLAKVSQKAKNGTGSLCSSQETDCGTDLPAGPSDELAAPKDSKLVKLKTSLLASTALELSNTMSPPPAKKLVLSAKKGSTLGKASGSDRHTQLHPQFAEHTTHPVSTPQPFSRSRLSSSALKLPNPEKPAFSSILNSDLQLPASSLANGSTAHPSRHLPSCSREKGSSHITPGSSKKKRRKQHHGAEGSPCASPAEGKDETPKPPRKKKKLSQEGSVSLMEKEVEGRGAQEAPSCEDMESRPKKHVSDPMKPVFHLKKKKKKRRMEETEKCCSGTLSSGSSRAVELEFWRTKQRQSVEPGTGESEHRKRKQRESLGSAALEQKVANGICALDSTPVTAHTWDSQDGDGHRHWPATQSPEPGRGAGTASGSVVEELLRNSLDKAYGKQVLTWEGEISAVSQDAIRDATWARSETVIDEWDEEFDRGKVKKVKLKRERRRHFNPFQQLQSKRNFWSMTHPAKVAGLSHRL; this is encoded by the exons ATGCCGATCgtagagaagctgagggaggcgCTGAAGCCGGGGCGGCCGGAGGCGGGCgaggctggggagctgggcCGGTTGCTGGCCGCCTCCGCCAAgaaggtgctgctgcagaagatcGAGTTCGAGCCCGCCAGCCGCGGCCTCTCCTgcgagctccagcagctccgcGGCAAGTATGTGCTGCTTAACCCCCGATCCGAGGCTGCCAGCCACCACCGTGGTCCTGAGGAGGAGACACCTG GCGGTGACCATACAGTGAGAGAAAGGGGGGACGGGGTCCCTGCACCCCAGAAGGTGCTTTTCCCCGTGGAGCGCCTCTCCATGAAGTGGGAGCGGATCTACCGGGTCGGTGCTGGGCTGCACAACCTCGGGAACACCTGCTTCCTCAACTCCACCGTGCAGTGCCTCACCTACACACCACCGCTTGCCAACTACCTGCTGTCCAAGGAGCACAGCCGCAGCT GTCACCACGGAGGCTTTTGCATGATGTGTATTATGCAGAACCACACGATCCAGGCTTTTGCCAACAGCGGAAATGCGATAAAGCCATTGTCCTTCATCCGAGACCTCAAGA AGATTGCCCACAACATCCACTTTGGgaggcaggaggatgctcaCGAGTTCCTGCGTTACACCATCGATGCCATGCAGAAGGCCTGCTTGAATGGCTGTACCAG GTTGGATCGGCAGACCCAGGCCACGACACTGGTTCACCAGATCTTTGGAGGTTACCTGCGGTCCCGTG TGAAGTGTTCAGTATGCAAGAACGTCTCGGACACCTACGACCCTTACCTGGACCTGGCACTGGAGATTGgg CAAGCTGCAAACATCGTGCGGGCGCTGGAGCTGTTTGTGAGGCCAGACCTGCTGGGTGGGGAGAACGCCTACATGTGTGCCAA ATGCAAAAAGAAAGTGCCAGCCAGCAAACGCTTCACCATCCACCGAGCCTCCAACGTCCTCACCCTGTCGCTGAAGCGCTTTGCTGACTTTGGGAGACGTAAAATCACAAAG GACGTGGGGTACCCTGAGCTACTGAACATCCGCCCTTACATGTCTCAGAAGAACGGGGATCCCATCATGTACGCACTCTACGCGGTGCTGGTGCACTCTGGCTTCAGCTGCCATGCAGGCCACTACTACTGCTATGTAAAG GCCAGCAATGGGCAGTGGTATCAAATGAATGATGACTTGGTCCGTTCCAGCAACATCAAAGTGGTCCTCAACCAGCAGGCCTATGTGCTGTTCTACCTGAG AATCCCCAGCCCCAGGAAGAGCTCAGAGGGGATCACTGCTaaagctgcctccagcctgcctggccgCACTGGCAGCTTCTCCAGTGAGGTCAAGAAAACTGTGACCAATGGGCCACTGTCTTCACCTCTGATGGGCCGG AGACCAGACACAGTGCCAGGGAAGAAGCTGCCAGGGCCAGAGGAGATTGGAGTCCCTGTGGCCCGCAGCACTTCTGGGACAGGGCCGAAGCTGCTGAATGGAACTGCTCCCcccaagctgccagctgggtcTCTGTCACCCAAGCTGCCCCTCAAAGCCACCTGTacagccacagctgtgcctgaTGATACAGCCCAGAGGCTCAAGAAGTCGTTCTCCTTCCTGCAGCGGCCTCCCACTCCCAGAGCAGTTCAGGATTTTTGTGACACAAGCAACTCAACTGGAGttaaagcagagctgccccGGCAGAGCTCCTGGGAGAGCAAGCAGTCGCCTACCTCatccaagctgctgctgagcaatgGGGACAACACTGGGACCCTGGAGAGGGACGCCAGTGGCAGCAGCGCTGCCAGCCCAGCGCACAGCATGGGGAAGCTGGCCAAGGTGTCCCAAAAGGCCAAGAATGGAACCGGCAGCTTGTGCAGCTCTCAGGAAACAGACTGTGGCACAGACCTCCCTGCTGGCCCCAGTGATGAGCTGGCTGCCCCCAAAgactccaagctggtgaaactgAAAACCTCCTTGCtggccagcactgctctggagcTGAGCAACACCATGTCACCACCACCAGCCAAGAAATTGGTGCTCTCTGCCAAAAAG GGCAGCACCCTGGGGAAGGCGAGCGGAAGTGACCGCCACACACAACTTCACCCACAATTTGCTGAGCACACCACCCACCCTGTCTCTACTCCCCAGCCTTTCAGCAGGTCGAG GCTGTCCTCGTCTGCCCTCAAACTCCCAAATCCTGAAAAGCCTGCCTTTAGCTCCATTCTCAACTCAGACCTTCAGCttccagcctcctccctggcCAATGGTTCTACTGCCCACCCTTCACGTCACCTTCCTTCCTGCAGTAGGGAGAAGGGGTCCAGCCACATCACCCCTGGTTCCTCTAAAAAGAAGCGGCGAAAACAGCACCATGGAGCAGAGGGCAGTCCTTGTGCTTCACCTGCAGAGGGCAAGGATgaaacccccaaaccccccaggaagaagaaaaaactcTCTCAGGAGGGCTCTGTGTCCCTCAtggagaaggaggtggaaggcagGGGTGCCCAGGAGGCACCAAGCTGTGAGGACATGGAGAGCAGGCCTAAGAAGCACGTGTCAGACCCCATGAAGCCTGTTTTCCACctcaagaagaagaagaaaaagagaagaatggAGGAGACAGAAAAATGCTGCTCTGGGACTCTGTCCTCGGGCAG CTCTAGGGCAGTTGAGCTTGAGTTCTGGAGGACAAAGCAGCGGCAAAGTGTGGAGCCTGGGACTGGGGAGAGTGAGCACCGCAAGCGCAAGCAGAGGGAAAGCCTTGGCAGTGCAGCCTTGGAGCAGAAGGTTGCCAATGGCATCTGTGCCTTAGACAGCACCCCAG TGACAGCACACACATGGGACAGCCAGGATGGAGATGGTCACAGGCACTGGCCAGCTACCCAGAGCCCTGAGCCTGGCCGTGGGGCTGGCACAGCATCCGGGAGTGTGGTGGAGGAGCTGCTAAGGAACTCCTTGGACAAGGCATATGGCAAACAAG TTCTGACCTGGGAAGGTGAGATCTCAGCTgtcagccaggatgccattcggGATGCAACCTGGGCCCGTAGCGAGACTGTCATCGACGAGTGGGACGAGGAGTTTGACAGAGGGAAG gtAAAGAAGGTGAAACTGAAGCGAGAGCGGAGGAGACATTTCAATCcgttccagcagctgcagagcaagcgCAACTTCTGGTCCATGACGCATCCTGCCAAGGTGGCTGGCCTGAGCCACCGGCTCTGA
- the USP36 gene encoding ubiquitin carboxyl-terminal hydrolase 36 isoform X4, whose product MMCIMQNHTIQAFANSGNAIKPLSFIRDLKKIAHNIHFGRQEDAHEFLRYTIDAMQKACLNGCTRLDRQTQATTLVHQIFGGYLRSRVKCSVCKNVSDTYDPYLDLALEIGQAANIVRALELFVRPDLLGGENAYMCAKCKKKVPASKRFTIHRASNVLTLSLKRFADFGRRKITKDVGYPELLNIRPYMSQKNGDPIMYALYAVLVHSGFSCHAGHYYCYVKASNGQWYQMNDDLVRSSNIKVVLNQQAYVLFYLRIPSPRKSSEGITAKAASSLPGRTGSFSSEVKKTVTNGPLSSPLMGRRPDTVPGKKLPGPEEIGVPVARSTSGTGPKLLNGTAPPKLPAGSLSPKLPLKATCTATAVPDDTAQRLKKSFSFLQRPPTPRAVQDFCDTSNSTGVKAELPRQSSWESKQSPTSSKLLLSNGDNTGTLERDASGSSAASPAHSMGKLAKVSQKAKNGTGSLCSSQETDCGTDLPAGPSDELAAPKDSKLVKLKTSLLASTALELSNTMSPPPAKKLVLSAKKGSTLGKASGSDRHTQLHPQFAEHTTHPVSTPQPFSRSRLSSSALKLPNPEKPAFSSILNSDLQLPASSLANGSTAHPSRHLPSCSREKGSSHITPGSSKKKRRKQHHGAEGSPCASPAEGKDETPKPPRKKKKLSQEGSVSLMEKEVEGRGAQEAPSCEDMESRPKKHVSDPMKPVFHLKKKKKKRRMEETEKCCSGTLSSGSSRAVELEFWRTKQRQSVEPGTGESEHRKRKQRESLGSAALEQKVANGICALDSTPVTAHTWDSQDGDGHRHWPATQSPEPGRGAGTASGSVVEELLRNSLDKAYGKQVLTWEGEISAVSQDAIRDATWARSETVIDEWDEEFDRGKVKKVKLKRERRRHFNPFQQLQSKRNFWSMTHPAKVAGLSHRL is encoded by the exons ATGATGTGTATTATGCAGAACCACACGATCCAGGCTTTTGCCAACAGCGGAAATGCGATAAAGCCATTGTCCTTCATCCGAGACCTCAAGA AGATTGCCCACAACATCCACTTTGGgaggcaggaggatgctcaCGAGTTCCTGCGTTACACCATCGATGCCATGCAGAAGGCCTGCTTGAATGGCTGTACCAG GTTGGATCGGCAGACCCAGGCCACGACACTGGTTCACCAGATCTTTGGAGGTTACCTGCGGTCCCGTG TGAAGTGTTCAGTATGCAAGAACGTCTCGGACACCTACGACCCTTACCTGGACCTGGCACTGGAGATTGgg CAAGCTGCAAACATCGTGCGGGCGCTGGAGCTGTTTGTGAGGCCAGACCTGCTGGGTGGGGAGAACGCCTACATGTGTGCCAA ATGCAAAAAGAAAGTGCCAGCCAGCAAACGCTTCACCATCCACCGAGCCTCCAACGTCCTCACCCTGTCGCTGAAGCGCTTTGCTGACTTTGGGAGACGTAAAATCACAAAG GACGTGGGGTACCCTGAGCTACTGAACATCCGCCCTTACATGTCTCAGAAGAACGGGGATCCCATCATGTACGCACTCTACGCGGTGCTGGTGCACTCTGGCTTCAGCTGCCATGCAGGCCACTACTACTGCTATGTAAAG GCCAGCAATGGGCAGTGGTATCAAATGAATGATGACTTGGTCCGTTCCAGCAACATCAAAGTGGTCCTCAACCAGCAGGCCTATGTGCTGTTCTACCTGAG AATCCCCAGCCCCAGGAAGAGCTCAGAGGGGATCACTGCTaaagctgcctccagcctgcctggccgCACTGGCAGCTTCTCCAGTGAGGTCAAGAAAACTGTGACCAATGGGCCACTGTCTTCACCTCTGATGGGCCGG AGACCAGACACAGTGCCAGGGAAGAAGCTGCCAGGGCCAGAGGAGATTGGAGTCCCTGTGGCCCGCAGCACTTCTGGGACAGGGCCGAAGCTGCTGAATGGAACTGCTCCCcccaagctgccagctgggtcTCTGTCACCCAAGCTGCCCCTCAAAGCCACCTGTacagccacagctgtgcctgaTGATACAGCCCAGAGGCTCAAGAAGTCGTTCTCCTTCCTGCAGCGGCCTCCCACTCCCAGAGCAGTTCAGGATTTTTGTGACACAAGCAACTCAACTGGAGttaaagcagagctgccccGGCAGAGCTCCTGGGAGAGCAAGCAGTCGCCTACCTCatccaagctgctgctgagcaatgGGGACAACACTGGGACCCTGGAGAGGGACGCCAGTGGCAGCAGCGCTGCCAGCCCAGCGCACAGCATGGGGAAGCTGGCCAAGGTGTCCCAAAAGGCCAAGAATGGAACCGGCAGCTTGTGCAGCTCTCAGGAAACAGACTGTGGCACAGACCTCCCTGCTGGCCCCAGTGATGAGCTGGCTGCCCCCAAAgactccaagctggtgaaactgAAAACCTCCTTGCtggccagcactgctctggagcTGAGCAACACCATGTCACCACCACCAGCCAAGAAATTGGTGCTCTCTGCCAAAAAG GGCAGCACCCTGGGGAAGGCGAGCGGAAGTGACCGCCACACACAACTTCACCCACAATTTGCTGAGCACACCACCCACCCTGTCTCTACTCCCCAGCCTTTCAGCAGGTCGAG GCTGTCCTCGTCTGCCCTCAAACTCCCAAATCCTGAAAAGCCTGCCTTTAGCTCCATTCTCAACTCAGACCTTCAGCttccagcctcctccctggcCAATGGTTCTACTGCCCACCCTTCACGTCACCTTCCTTCCTGCAGTAGGGAGAAGGGGTCCAGCCACATCACCCCTGGTTCCTCTAAAAAGAAGCGGCGAAAACAGCACCATGGAGCAGAGGGCAGTCCTTGTGCTTCACCTGCAGAGGGCAAGGATgaaacccccaaaccccccaggaagaagaaaaaactcTCTCAGGAGGGCTCTGTGTCCCTCAtggagaaggaggtggaaggcagGGGTGCCCAGGAGGCACCAAGCTGTGAGGACATGGAGAGCAGGCCTAAGAAGCACGTGTCAGACCCCATGAAGCCTGTTTTCCACctcaagaagaagaagaaaaagagaagaatggAGGAGACAGAAAAATGCTGCTCTGGGACTCTGTCCTCGGGCAG CTCTAGGGCAGTTGAGCTTGAGTTCTGGAGGACAAAGCAGCGGCAAAGTGTGGAGCCTGGGACTGGGGAGAGTGAGCACCGCAAGCGCAAGCAGAGGGAAAGCCTTGGCAGTGCAGCCTTGGAGCAGAAGGTTGCCAATGGCATCTGTGCCTTAGACAGCACCCCAG TGACAGCACACACATGGGACAGCCAGGATGGAGATGGTCACAGGCACTGGCCAGCTACCCAGAGCCCTGAGCCTGGCCGTGGGGCTGGCACAGCATCCGGGAGTGTGGTGGAGGAGCTGCTAAGGAACTCCTTGGACAAGGCATATGGCAAACAAG TTCTGACCTGGGAAGGTGAGATCTCAGCTgtcagccaggatgccattcggGATGCAACCTGGGCCCGTAGCGAGACTGTCATCGACGAGTGGGACGAGGAGTTTGACAGAGGGAAG gtAAAGAAGGTGAAACTGAAGCGAGAGCGGAGGAGACATTTCAATCcgttccagcagctgcagagcaagcgCAACTTCTGGTCCATGACGCATCCTGCCAAGGTGGCTGGCCTGAGCCACCGGCTCTGA